A section of the Osmia bicornis bicornis unplaced genomic scaffold, iOsmBic2.1, whole genome shotgun sequence genome encodes:
- the LOC123988904 gene encoding small heat shock protein hspG3-like, with product MGESDNNYQQMFRDVQLLLQQQQEQHHREMQLLQQQLQQQQQQQLQQLREELLPQQQEDHRPREEPLPQVQEMESGEEAKPPRSMYYRFFFI from the exons atgggagaATCTGATAACaatt ATCAACAAATGTTCAGGGATGttcagctgctgctgcagcagcagcaggaaCAGCATCATCGGGAAATgcagctgctgcagcagcagctgcagcagcaacagcaacagcagttgcagcaactgagggaggagctcctccctcagcaACAAGAGGATCACCGACCGAGGGAGGAGCCCCTCCCTCAGGTGCAAGAGATGGAATCCGGCGAAGAGGCGAAGCCACCGCGAAGTATGTATtacagattcttttttatatga